TTTTTACTTGCAAAATAAGGATTATAGAACAGTTCTTAACAAATAATTATAGGAATATAAATGTTAAAACCTGTAAATTTGAAAAGCAATTAATATTAATCTTTTAAACTAAAAATTATGGCTTTTGAATTACCAAAACTGCCTTATGCATATGATGCTTTAGAACCGCATATTGATGCAAGGACAATGGAAATACATCATACGAAACATCATAACGGATATACTACTAAGTTGAACGGTGCAATAGAAGGCACGGATTTGGAGGGTAAATCTATTGAAGATATCTTGTCTAGCTTAGACATGGGTAATGGTGCCGTACGCAATAATGGTGGCGGTTTTTACAATCACTCTCTTTTTTGGAGCGTTATGTCCCCTAACGGAGGAGGTGCTCCCTCAGGAGAACTTTCAGATGCAATAAATAGTGCGTTTGGTTCTTTTGATGGATTTAAAGAAAAATTCAGCACTGCCGCAGGTACTAGATTTGGCTCGGGATGGGCATGGTTATGTGTACACAAGGGAGGTAGATTAGAGATTTGCTCTAGCCCTAACCAGGACAACCCTTTAATGCCAAATGTTGGCTGTGGAGGTCAACCAATTCTTGGTTTAGACGTTTGGGAGCATGCTTATTACCTAAACTACCAGAACAGAAGACCAGACTATGTAAGTGCTTTTTTCAACGTTATCGATTGGAAAAAAGTAGCTGAACTATATGCTGCAGGGAAGTAAAATACGTTAGGAAAATTCTTGTTAAATAGAAGACTGACAACCACTTAGAGAGAAATCTTTAGGTGGTTTTTTTTGATTTTTACGCATAGAAAAGGGCGGAGAAGTCTCCACCCTTTTCGTCCCAAATCTTACCATAAACTTAACCTACTTATGCTATGGCAATACTAAATTACTGGTATTGTGGGAAATAAAAAAAGAAATTTTAAGAAATTTTTAATTATAACCTCATTAAGTAGATTGCTTAAGGAACATTGATGAGAATTAAAAAACGGGTCCGTTTTTAAAATGTGGTCAAATAAAAAAGGCAGAGCACAGCTCTACCTTTTTTCCCCAAATCTTACCATGAACTTAACCTACTTATGCTATGGTTCTTCAAATGTATAAGCTTTAAGTCTTGTGAAAAAAGGTATTTGTTTAAAGTCTTATTTTAAGGTTGAAATACCTTCTGTGTATTATTGTCTTACAGAAGACGAAAGAAGTTGTTCGCGTATTAAATAAAGAGCAATAAAAAGGCGGAGCATTGCCCCGCCTTTTCCCCAAATCTTACCATGAACTTAACCTACTTATGCTATGGTTCTTCAAAGGTATGAGCTTTAAGTCTTGTGAAAAAAGGTATTTGTTTAAAGTACAATTTCTAGGTTGAAAGGTATAGGAGGAGTTATCCATGTGAGGTTATCCTAATCTTTCAGAGCTTACATTATATCAAATAAAAAAGGTGGAGAGTTCTCCACCTTTTTTGCCCCAAATCTTACCATGAACTTAACCTACTTATGCTATGGCAAGCTCTAAAATAGAATTGCTCCGGTCAAAAAGACTATTCCATCGATAAACGACAATTTTTATCGATGAAATACATTAAAATTAGATATTTTCTTACTAAAAAGCTTAATACGCTCTTTCGTTTTTACCTTCGTAAAAGTTGATAAAAGCCTTGTTTACCACCCTGTTTCCTCCAGGGGTGGGATAGTTTCCCGTAAAGTACCAATCTCCTAAATTTTTTGGACAGGCCTTATGTAAATTTGATATGGTCTGGTAAATTATTTGAACTTCGGCATTGATACCTTTTGGGCTAAGAAGTTCTCCAGTTTTCTTCGATATTTGTTCAGCCGAAAATGGGGCGTAGAATTGCTTTACGTAATTAATTACGTCTTTATCCTTGGAGTTAATTTGCTCAACACATTTTTTATAAATATCGTCGACTATGTGCATGGTATTATTGTCCTTATGGAGGTCTAGCGCAGCTCTAAAGGCAATAAAGTCTTCTAGTTTGGCCATGTCTATACCATAACAGTCTGGATATCTGATCTGTGGAGCAGAGGAGACTACTATTATTTTTTTAGGAGAAAGACGGTCAAGGATACGAAGTATGCTTTTCTTTAACGTGGTGCCTCTAACAATACTATCATCTATGATGACCAAATTATCACCTTTCTTTACAGACCCATAGGAAATGTCGTATACGTGGGCTACAAGGTCATCTCTACTGTCATCTTGCGTGATAAAGGTTCTTAATTTAGCGTCTTTAATAGCTACTTTTTCAATTCTTGGTCTTACCTCAAGTATATCATGGAGTTCCTTACTGGTAATTTTGGAGCCTATGGCAAGAATCTGTTCTTCTTTCTTTTTGTTAAGATAGTTCTGCGCTTCTTTAACCATACCAAAGAAAGATGTTTCTGCGGTGTTCGGAATATAGGAGAATACCGTTCTCTTTATATCATGGTTAATAGACTTTAAGATTTGCGGAAAAACCAACTTGCCCAGTTTCTTTCGTTCTTGGTAAATCTCCTTATCGCTACCTCTAGAAAAATAGATTCGCTCAAAAGAACACGCCTTTCTTTCCTTAGGTTCTAATATTTGTTTTATGGCCGTTGTGCCACTTTTCTTAACGATTATAGCGTGTCCGGGGTCCAGTTCTTGAACACTTTCATAAGGCACGTTGAATACGGTCTGTATAGCAGGACGCTCAGAAGCCACTACAACAATCTCATCGTCCTTATAATAATATGCAGGCCTTATACCTGCGGGGTCACGAAGCACAAAGGCGTCACCATGTCCAAGTAGACCGGCCATGGCATAGCCACCGTCAAAATTTTTGGCAGCTCTCCTCAATATTTTGGAAACTTTTAAGCGTTCTGCTATAATGGCGGAAGCTTCTTGTTTTGTATAGCCCTGCTTTTTTATTTCCTTATATAGTTTGGCAACGGCATCATCTAAAAAGTGGCCTATCTTTTCCATTACGGTAACGGTGTCCGCCATTTCCTTAGGGTGCTGCCCTAACTGTACCAAATTATCGAACAGTTCATGAACATTGGTCATGTTAAAATTACCTGCAACGATAAGGTTACGATGCATCCAATTGTTCTGTCTTAAAAACGGATGTACACTTTCTATACTATTTTTACCAAAAGTTCCATAGCGTACGTGACCTAAGAGTAACTCGCCAATATAGGGTATATTCTTTTTTTGTAACGCTACATCATCTTCATATTCTGGATGTTCCTTAAGCTCCTTGTTTATACGCTCATTTATTTGAGCAAAGATATCTTGTATGGGTTGTTGTTGGCAAGAACGAACCCTACTCATATAACGTTGCCCTGCATCTACATCTAACTTAATGCTAGCAAAACCTGCACCATCCTGACCGCGATTGTGCTGTTTTTCCATCATGAGGTACATTTTATTTACACCATAAAACGCGGACCCATATTTTTCCTTGTAATATTCAAGGGGCTTAAGCAATCGGATTACAGAGATGCCACACTCGTGCTTAATAGCGTCACTCATTACTTCTTTGTATTAAAAAAGCCCCGAATATGGGGCGTGGGTTATTGTAATTCAATTTCAAATTGTGTTAATGCTTTAAATTGATGCAATCTTTTATTGACTTCCTGTTTATCCAAATCAATCATTCGTTCCGTACCAAAACGTTCCACGGAGAATGATGCCAAATTAGAACCATGAATTACTGCTTTCTTCAGGTTTTCAAAAGAGGTGTCGTCCGTAGCTGCCAAATATCCAGCGAAACCACCGGCAAAAGTATCGCCTGCGCCAGTTGGATCAAAAACTTCTTCTAGAGGTAATGCGGGAGCAAAGAAAACTTGATCTTGATGAAACAATAGCGCACCGTGCTCTCCTTTTTTAATGACCACATATCTAGGTCCCATGCCATATATCTTGTGTGCTGCCTTTACCAGGGAGTATTCTCCCGTTAGCTGTCTGGCCTCCTCATCGTTAATGGTGAGAACGTCTATATACTTAATGGTTTCCAATAATTCCGGCAAAGCGTTGTCCATCCAAAAATTCATAGTATCTAAAATGATGAGTTTTGGTCGTTTTTCCATTTGATTAATTACACTGAGCTGAACTCCTGGGTGTAAGTTGCCCAACATGACTACATCCGCATCGGTATAACCAGTAGGGACAACAGGGTTAAAATCGGCCAAAGTATTTAATTCCGTAACTAAGGTGTCCCTAGAATTTAAGTCGTTGTGGTATTTTCCTTTCCAATAAAAGGTTTTCCCGCCTTTTACAATTTCTAGACCGGTTAGATCAATATTTCTATCGGAAAGTAGGTCTAAATATTTCTTCGGCATATCATCACCTACGATAGATACAATAGCCGCATCTACCTTAAACTGTGATGCCGCC
This genomic window from Maribacter sp. MJ134 contains:
- a CDS encoding PfkB family carbohydrate kinase, with amino-acid sequence MGKLVIVGTVAFDEIETPFGKTDKILGGAATFIGLAASQFKVDAAIVSIVGDDMPKKYLDLLSDRNIDLTGLEIVKGGKTFYWKGKYHNDLNSRDTLVTELNTLADFNPVVPTGYTDADVVMLGNLHPGVQLSVINQMEKRPKLIILDTMNFWMDNALPELLETIKYIDVLTINDEEARQLTGEYSLVKAAHKIYGMGPRYVVIKKGEHGALLFHQDQVFFAPALPLEEVFDPTGAGDTFAGGFAGYLAATDDTSFENLKKAVIHGSNLASFSVERFGTERMIDLDKQEVNKRLHQFKALTQFEIELQ
- a CDS encoding superoxide dismutase: MAFELPKLPYAYDALEPHIDARTMEIHHTKHHNGYTTKLNGAIEGTDLEGKSIEDILSSLDMGNGAVRNNGGGFYNHSLFWSVMSPNGGGAPSGELSDAINSAFGSFDGFKEKFSTAAGTRFGSGWAWLCVHKGGRLEICSSPNQDNPLMPNVGCGGQPILGLDVWEHAYYLNYQNRRPDYVSAFFNVIDWKKVAELYAAGK
- a CDS encoding amidophosphoribosyltransferase, coding for MSDAIKHECGISVIRLLKPLEYYKEKYGSAFYGVNKMYLMMEKQHNRGQDGAGFASIKLDVDAGQRYMSRVRSCQQQPIQDIFAQINERINKELKEHPEYEDDVALQKKNIPYIGELLLGHVRYGTFGKNSIESVHPFLRQNNWMHRNLIVAGNFNMTNVHELFDNLVQLGQHPKEMADTVTVMEKIGHFLDDAVAKLYKEIKKQGYTKQEASAIIAERLKVSKILRRAAKNFDGGYAMAGLLGHGDAFVLRDPAGIRPAYYYKDDEIVVVASERPAIQTVFNVPYESVQELDPGHAIIVKKSGTTAIKQILEPKERKACSFERIYFSRGSDKEIYQERKKLGKLVFPQILKSINHDIKRTVFSYIPNTAETSFFGMVKEAQNYLNKKKEEQILAIGSKITSKELHDILEVRPRIEKVAIKDAKLRTFITQDDSRDDLVAHVYDISYGSVKKGDNLVIIDDSIVRGTTLKKSILRILDRLSPKKIIVVSSAPQIRYPDCYGIDMAKLEDFIAFRAALDLHKDNNTMHIVDDIYKKCVEQINSKDKDVINYVKQFYAPFSAEQISKKTGELLSPKGINAEVQIIYQTISNLHKACPKNLGDWYFTGNYPTPGGNRVVNKAFINFYEGKNERAY